A stretch of Imperialibacter roseus DNA encodes these proteins:
- a CDS encoding M24 family metallopeptidase, translating into MRILLAFFMLLVSTSAFSQEAMRRWRKMNQVRNDKFDLVLPEAMRENNIDMWIIMNREGNFDPLYPDMGEGYVGSVGYYIFTDRGGDRIERSVLGIDGYLLEEGGAYDYFGSASELKAFVEARDPKRIGLNMSKNIGGADGLSHSGYSELAEVLGKKYEQRFVSAEKLASDFRSRRVASEIAIYGEAGELSYTLAERAFSNEVITAGVTTLEDVAWWLKEQLFKNNLESSFGMPSVYVTGPEGIAATSTDRIIQRGDVLFIDWGVGLMNMYTDMKRMAYVLKEGETGVPPGIQNAFDQAVKVRDVVKQTIKPGVTAQKAEDAVYEALTKAGFNKMPGFNKPTELDKTDVIIGCHSVGNWGHGIGPSIAFFNPVQLGYEIKPSNLLSIEFFAYTKVPEWGGKKLRVALEDDAVITARGVEWLYPINPRVLLIK; encoded by the coding sequence ATGAGAATACTGCTCGCCTTCTTCATGCTGCTTGTCAGCACCAGCGCCTTCAGTCAGGAAGCCATGCGCCGCTGGCGCAAAATGAACCAGGTGCGGAACGATAAGTTTGACCTGGTGCTGCCGGAAGCCATGAGGGAAAACAATATCGATATGTGGATCATCATGAACCGGGAGGGGAATTTTGATCCGCTGTATCCCGACATGGGTGAAGGTTATGTGGGCAGTGTGGGCTACTACATCTTTACCGACCGTGGGGGCGACCGTATTGAGCGATCCGTGCTGGGCATTGATGGCTACCTGTTGGAAGAAGGTGGCGCTTACGACTACTTCGGGTCGGCGAGTGAACTCAAGGCATTTGTGGAGGCCCGAGACCCTAAGAGAATTGGCCTCAATATGTCAAAGAATATTGGTGGTGCGGATGGCCTCAGCCATTCTGGCTATTCGGAGCTGGCGGAAGTGCTGGGGAAGAAGTACGAGCAGCGGTTTGTGTCGGCCGAGAAGCTGGCGTCCGACTTCAGGTCGAGGCGGGTGGCCAGCGAAATAGCGATTTATGGTGAGGCCGGGGAGCTCTCATATACCCTTGCCGAGCGGGCCTTCTCCAACGAGGTGATCACTGCGGGCGTAACCACGCTGGAAGATGTGGCCTGGTGGCTGAAGGAGCAGCTTTTCAAAAACAACCTGGAGTCGTCGTTTGGTATGCCGTCGGTGTACGTTACCGGCCCTGAGGGCATTGCCGCCACTTCTACAGACCGCATTATTCAAAGAGGTGATGTACTTTTCATCGACTGGGGCGTGGGCCTCATGAACATGTACACCGACATGAAGCGGATGGCTTATGTGTTGAAAGAAGGAGAAACCGGAGTACCTCCTGGCATCCAAAACGCCTTCGACCAGGCCGTGAAAGTACGGGATGTGGTAAAGCAAACCATCAAACCTGGAGTGACGGCGCAGAAAGCTGAGGATGCCGTTTACGAAGCACTGACCAAAGCAGGTTTTAATAAGATGCCGGGGTTCAACAAACCTACTGAGCTTGACAAAACGGATGTAATCATTGGCTGCCACTCGGTGGGCAACTGGGGTCACGGCATCGGGCCGTCCATTGCTTTTTTTAATCCGGTACAATTGGGATATGAGATCAAGCCCTCCAACCTGCTTTCTATTGAGTTTTTCGCTTACACCAAAGTACCCGAATGGGGAGGGAAGAAACTGCGGGTGGCGCTGGAAGACGACGCTGTGATTACTGCCAGAGGAGTCGAATGGCTGTACCCCATCAATCCCAGGGTGCTGTTGATTAAGTAA
- a CDS encoding PAS domain-containing sensor histidine kinase → MTDKLTRLELEDKIAELKKQNEILRSQLSAQNQQKKGQKESLVEQNKVADGYIHTILDNMGDSVFVKDDKSRLVLVNDAFCKMFGLPREEIMGKTLAEHVPPDERESFLKIDSQVLADGKENINEETLTVRGAETMIISTRKSRYVDASGKRFLVGVVRDITASKKAEQALKQSEMRLIELNATKDKLFSIMGHDLRAPLNNILGLSELLIERVRKSDTGKSAEYLEIIKVSVKNTLALLDNLLNWAKSQTGEINYKPEKIDLSTTIRHVIELLDPIARTKNISLSQIASEGIEIYTDERMLKTILRNLISNAIKFTKSGGSIIVSVVLEQNQVQFSVSDNGLGIKEEVSKKLFKMSANTSSLGTANEKGSGLGLALCKEFVKKLGGDIWLKSKEGDGSDFRFTLPLNSPE, encoded by the coding sequence ATGACCGACAAACTAACCCGCTTGGAACTAGAAGACAAAATTGCTGAACTTAAAAAGCAAAATGAAATTTTGCGATCGCAACTTTCGGCTCAAAACCAGCAGAAAAAAGGACAAAAAGAATCTTTAGTAGAGCAAAATAAGGTGGCAGATGGGTACATCCATACAATCCTCGACAACATGGGTGACTCCGTATTTGTAAAGGATGATAAAAGTAGGTTGGTACTGGTTAATGACGCCTTTTGTAAAATGTTTGGCCTACCTCGTGAAGAAATTATGGGTAAAACCCTTGCCGAGCATGTTCCTCCTGATGAGCGGGAAAGTTTCTTAAAAATTGACAGCCAGGTTCTTGCTGACGGAAAGGAAAACATAAATGAAGAAACACTAACAGTGAGGGGAGCCGAAACGATGATCATTTCCACCAGAAAGTCACGCTATGTTGATGCCAGTGGAAAAAGATTTCTTGTTGGCGTAGTTCGGGACATCACTGCCAGCAAAAAAGCCGAGCAAGCATTGAAGCAAAGTGAAATGCGATTAATAGAGCTGAATGCGACCAAAGACAAACTTTTTTCCATTATGGGCCACGATTTAAGGGCACCATTGAATAATATTTTAGGGTTATCAGAATTATTGATTGAACGGGTAAGAAAATCGGACACGGGAAAATCGGCGGAGTATTTAGAGATCATAAAAGTATCAGTCAAGAACACACTGGCCTTACTCGATAACCTATTGAATTGGGCGAAATCGCAGACAGGAGAGATCAATTATAAACCGGAAAAAATAGATTTATCAACGACTATTCGACACGTGATTGAGCTGTTAGACCCAATTGCAAGAACCAAGAATATATCTCTAAGTCAGATCGCTTCGGAGGGAATAGAAATATACACCGACGAAAGGATGTTGAAAACCATATTGAGAAACCTTATTTCTAATGCTATCAAGTTTACCAAATCCGGAGGCAGCATCATCGTGTCGGTTGTGTTGGAGCAAAACCAAGTTCAATTTTCTGTGTCCGACAATGGACTTGGAATAAAGGAGGAAGTTAGTAAGAAGTTGTTCAAGATGTCTGCAAACACATCTTCGTTGGGCACTGCAAACGAAAAAGGTTCTGGCTTAGGGTTAGCCCTTTGCAAGGAATTTGTAAAAAAGCTCGGCGGCGACATTTGGCTCAAGAGTAAGGAAGGGGATGGAAGTGATTTCAGGTTTACGCTACCACTGAATAGCCCTGAATAG
- a CDS encoding alpha/beta fold hydrolase: MKPATQYTKSGRINIAYQVFGSGSIDLVYIPGWVSNIDWMWACPELVDFLQELGKIARVILFDKRGTGLSDRVVELSTLEERMDDIRAVMDAVGSQKAVLFGHSEGGSVSALFAATYPNRTISLITFGVFAKRRYAPDYPWAPTDEERQVVYDMIENNWGSGDMGLESLAPSKANDKVFMDWLASYFRSGASPSAAMVLTKMNTEVDIIDILGTIKVPTLLMQRTHDIDVKIEEGRFIAERIQGAKFVEFTGRDHLFWVGNTKEVLETMRAFILGVKPIRNYQEQLFTIVAARIISLENVDANPEELIRQFVEQYRGKVVQYNRQTFIAIFEGPSKAVHCSIDLVDAIQSMSAQLAIGIHIREGAVDEAHFISGETEAFVDAMLQLAKPNQILVTQTVKSLLSGAGVSFTQYKAVYETLSGESFLLFSVTDPLSADEKAGQISPKKVLQNDSFLENVLQSIDTHLENELFGVEMLCREIGISERQLQRKLKAVTNKSPNQLITSVRLHRAKELLMGSEFGIAEAAFKTGFANPSYFSKCFKKEFGSSPSDLLLLSR; the protein is encoded by the coding sequence ATGAAGCCAGCTACTCAGTATACCAAAAGCGGCCGTATCAATATTGCTTACCAGGTTTTTGGCTCCGGATCAATCGACCTGGTTTATATTCCTGGATGGGTATCCAACATTGACTGGATGTGGGCTTGCCCTGAGCTGGTTGACTTTCTGCAGGAACTGGGCAAAATCGCCAGGGTCATTTTGTTTGACAAAAGAGGCACAGGGCTGTCGGACCGTGTGGTGGAGCTTTCCACACTGGAAGAGAGGATGGACGACATTCGTGCCGTAATGGACGCCGTTGGGTCGCAAAAAGCCGTGTTGTTTGGACATTCAGAGGGCGGCTCCGTGTCGGCACTCTTTGCTGCTACCTACCCCAACCGAACTATTTCACTCATCACTTTTGGTGTGTTTGCCAAGCGCCGCTATGCCCCTGATTATCCCTGGGCACCTACCGACGAGGAGCGCCAGGTGGTGTATGACATGATCGAAAACAATTGGGGTAGTGGGGATATGGGGCTTGAATCGCTCGCTCCCTCCAAAGCCAATGACAAGGTTTTCATGGATTGGCTGGCCAGCTACTTTCGTTCAGGGGCTAGCCCCAGTGCTGCCATGGTGCTCACCAAAATGAATACGGAGGTAGATATTATTGACATTCTGGGCACCATCAAAGTGCCGACGTTACTCATGCAGCGCACCCACGACATTGACGTGAAAATTGAGGAGGGACGGTTCATTGCTGAGCGTATTCAGGGAGCCAAGTTCGTGGAGTTTACGGGAAGAGACCACCTTTTTTGGGTGGGCAATACCAAAGAGGTGCTGGAAACGATGAGGGCTTTTATCTTAGGGGTGAAGCCCATCAGAAACTATCAGGAGCAGCTTTTCACTATAGTTGCCGCCCGTATTATCTCGTTGGAAAATGTTGATGCCAATCCTGAGGAGCTCATCCGCCAATTTGTGGAGCAGTACCGGGGCAAGGTGGTTCAATACAACCGCCAGACATTCATCGCTATATTTGAAGGGCCAAGCAAGGCCGTTCATTGCAGCATCGATCTCGTGGATGCCATTCAGAGCATGTCTGCCCAGCTGGCCATTGGTATTCACATCAGAGAAGGGGCTGTAGATGAGGCTCACTTCATCAGCGGTGAAACCGAGGCCTTTGTCGACGCCATGCTTCAACTGGCGAAACCCAACCAGATACTCGTCACACAAACTGTAAAAAGCCTGCTGTCGGGAGCGGGTGTGAGTTTCACGCAGTATAAGGCGGTGTACGAAACGCTTTCGGGCGAGTCGTTTTTGCTGTTCAGTGTAACCGATCCACTCAGTGCCGATGAAAAAGCGGGACAAATTTCTCCAAAGAAGGTGTTGCAAAATGATTCCTTCCTGGAAAACGTGCTGCAGAGTATCGATACTCATTTGGAGAACGAGCTTTTTGGCGTGGAAATGCTTTGCCGGGAGATTGGCATCAGCGAACGCCAACTCCAGCGCAAGCTGAAGGCGGTGACCAATAAGTCGCCCAATCAGCTGATTACCTCTGTGCGGTTGCACCGTGCGAAGGAACTGCTTATGGGTAGTGAGTTTGGGATTGCAGAAGCCGCCTTTAAAACAGGCTTTGCCAATCCGTCCTATTTCTCTAAATGTTTCAAAAAAGAGTTTGGATCAAGCCCCTCCGATCTTTTGCTACTAAGCCGCTGA
- a CDS encoding DUF5777 family beta-barrel protein: protein MMVKQITSTLISLALALPLLAQDDLLAGLEAEQADQKTLVDATFKGTRLINGHSIETRKQGVMDFIIAHRFGTIDGGAYELFGLDNALVRIGLEYALNDRLYAGAGRSSFEKTYDGFVKYRLLRQSTGKGSVPLSATWLSSMALKTLKDPTYDLQFTDKLAFTHQLLLARKFNNGLSLQLMPTWVHRNLIGETDLNNDILALGMGGRIKLSQRVALCAEYYYQFQHLNENTQNALAIGVDIETGGHVFQLQFTNATSMVPKGFVSETTNDFFKGEIHFGFNVSRTFQLN, encoded by the coding sequence ATGATGGTAAAGCAGATCACTTCAACCCTTATCTCGCTGGCATTGGCTTTGCCGCTGCTGGCCCAGGATGATCTTCTGGCTGGTCTGGAAGCAGAGCAGGCCGATCAGAAGACGCTGGTGGATGCCACCTTCAAAGGCACCAGACTTATCAACGGTCATTCCATTGAAACCAGAAAGCAAGGTGTGATGGATTTTATCATCGCACACCGGTTTGGTACTATCGACGGTGGAGCCTATGAGCTTTTTGGGCTGGACAACGCCCTGGTACGCATCGGACTGGAGTATGCCCTCAACGACAGGCTCTATGCGGGAGCTGGCAGGAGCTCTTTTGAAAAGACCTACGATGGGTTTGTCAAATATCGCCTGCTTCGTCAGTCGACGGGCAAAGGGAGTGTTCCGCTGTCCGCCACGTGGCTGAGCTCTATGGCATTGAAGACCCTGAAGGATCCTACGTACGATCTGCAGTTTACCGACAAGCTTGCTTTTACACATCAGCTTTTGCTGGCCAGAAAGTTTAACAACGGCCTTTCGCTCCAGCTGATGCCCACCTGGGTGCACCGCAACCTGATTGGCGAAACGGATCTGAACAATGACATCTTAGCGCTGGGTATGGGTGGACGCATCAAACTTTCGCAGCGAGTGGCACTTTGTGCAGAATATTACTATCAGTTTCAGCACCTCAACGAAAATACACAGAATGCGCTGGCCATAGGGGTCGATATTGAAACGGGAGGGCACGTGTTCCAACTCCAGTTCACCAATGCCACCTCAATGGTGCCTAAGGGCTTCGTGTCAGAAACGACCAACGATTTTTTCAAAGGCGAAATTCACTTCGGTTTTAATGTCTCAAGAACTTTTCAACTGAACTAG
- the katG gene encoding catalase/peroxidase HPI, with translation MENKTHAGGAYDVNGAEMCPFLNGELNQTAGGGTSNRDWWPNQLKVNILRQHSSLSDPMGEDFNYAEEFKSLDLKALKKDLTALMTDSQDWWPADFGHYGGLFIRMAWHSAGTYRIADGRGGAGAGQQRFAPLNSWPDNVSLDKARRLLWPIKQKYGKKISWADLMILTGNVALESMGFKTFGFAGGREDVWEPELDVYWGQETTWLGGDKRYAHGSKGVENQQSVVVSDDDADGGTHSRELENTLAAVQMGLIYVNPEGPDGNPDPLAAAKDIRETFGRMAMNDYETVALIAGGHTFGKTHGAADASQHVGPEPEAAGIEQQGFGWKNSYGSGVGGDAITSGLEVIWTTTPTKWSNNFFENLFGYEWELTKSPAGAHQWKPKGDAGAGTVPDPFDPSKRRSPSMLTTDLALRVDPAYEKISRNFLENPDEFADAFAKAWFKLTHRDMGPRARYLGPEVPEEDLIWQDPIPAATHKLDDNDIASLKAKVLASGLSVSELVSTAWASASTFRGSDKRGGANGARIRLSPQKNWKVNNPAQLAKVLAKLEGIQKDFGKPVSMADLIVLAGCAGVEQAAKNAGQAITVPFTPGRADASAEQTDVEGFAALEPQADGFRNYLKKKFTVSAEELLIDKAQLLTLTAPEMTVLVGGMRVLGTNFDGSKHGVFTNRIGSLSNDFFVNLLDMSTTWKAVSADGDVFEGHDAKTGKVKYTATRADLIFGSNSELRALAEVYGCSDSQQKFIKDFVKAWDKVMNLDRFDLA, from the coding sequence ATGGAAAATAAAACACACGCTGGAGGAGCCTACGATGTAAACGGAGCAGAAATGTGCCCGTTTCTGAATGGCGAACTCAATCAAACCGCAGGTGGTGGCACATCAAATCGTGATTGGTGGCCCAACCAACTGAAAGTAAACATCCTTCGTCAGCATTCTTCCCTGTCTGATCCGATGGGCGAAGACTTCAACTACGCTGAAGAGTTTAAAAGCCTTGACCTAAAGGCTTTAAAGAAAGACCTAACTGCCCTGATGACCGACTCACAGGACTGGTGGCCTGCTGACTTTGGTCACTACGGCGGTTTATTCATTCGTATGGCATGGCACAGCGCCGGCACATACCGCATTGCCGATGGCCGTGGTGGCGCAGGAGCCGGCCAACAAAGATTTGCTCCCCTCAACAGCTGGCCCGACAATGTGAGTCTTGACAAGGCCCGCAGGCTACTCTGGCCTATCAAGCAGAAATACGGAAAGAAAATCTCCTGGGCTGACCTGATGATTCTCACAGGCAACGTAGCCCTGGAATCCATGGGCTTCAAAACCTTCGGTTTCGCTGGTGGTCGTGAAGACGTTTGGGAGCCAGAACTAGACGTTTACTGGGGTCAGGAGACCACCTGGCTGGGCGGCGATAAGCGTTATGCTCATGGTTCGAAAGGTGTCGAAAATCAGCAGTCTGTGGTTGTATCGGATGACGATGCAGACGGGGGCACGCACTCAAGAGAACTCGAGAACACACTGGCCGCAGTACAAATGGGACTGATATATGTTAACCCGGAAGGGCCGGATGGCAACCCTGATCCCCTTGCAGCTGCCAAAGATATCCGTGAGACGTTCGGTCGTATGGCAATGAATGACTACGAAACCGTGGCACTGATTGCAGGTGGACACACATTTGGTAAAACCCACGGCGCAGCTGACGCAAGCCAGCACGTAGGGCCTGAGCCAGAAGCGGCCGGTATTGAGCAACAAGGCTTCGGCTGGAAAAACAGCTACGGGTCAGGTGTTGGTGGCGATGCTATCACCAGTGGTTTGGAAGTAATCTGGACAACCACACCAACGAAGTGGAGCAACAACTTCTTCGAGAACTTGTTTGGCTACGAATGGGAATTGACCAAGAGCCCGGCAGGTGCGCACCAGTGGAAGCCTAAGGGTGACGCAGGTGCAGGTACCGTGCCCGATCCTTTTGATCCGTCGAAGCGCAGGTCACCATCAATGCTTACTACCGACCTGGCACTAAGAGTGGATCCAGCCTACGAAAAGATTTCAAGGAACTTCCTGGAGAACCCCGATGAGTTCGCAGATGCCTTTGCCAAAGCGTGGTTCAAACTTACTCACCGTGACATGGGACCTCGTGCCCGTTACCTCGGGCCTGAGGTTCCGGAAGAAGACCTGATCTGGCAAGATCCGATCCCAGCTGCGACACACAAACTAGATGATAACGACATTGCTTCCCTGAAAGCGAAAGTACTTGCTTCAGGACTGTCCGTATCAGAGCTGGTGTCAACTGCCTGGGCTTCTGCCTCCACCTTCCGTGGCTCCGATAAGCGTGGTGGTGCCAATGGAGCACGCATCCGACTTTCACCGCAGAAGAACTGGAAAGTGAACAACCCGGCTCAACTGGCAAAAGTATTGGCAAAACTGGAAGGCATCCAAAAGGATTTTGGCAAGCCAGTATCAATGGCTGATTTGATTGTGCTGGCTGGATGCGCAGGTGTTGAACAGGCTGCTAAAAACGCCGGACAAGCCATCACTGTGCCTTTCACTCCCGGACGTGCTGATGCGTCGGCAGAGCAAACCGATGTAGAAGGTTTTGCGGCACTTGAGCCACAGGCCGATGGGTTCCGCAACTACTTGAAGAAAAAATTCACCGTATCTGCGGAAGAGCTACTGATTGATAAGGCCCAGTTGCTAACGCTAACTGCACCAGAAATGACTGTGCTTGTGGGTGGCATGCGTGTGCTTGGCACCAACTTCGACGGATCCAAGCATGGTGTATTTACCAATCGTATTGGCTCATTGAGCAACGACTTTTTTGTGAACCTGCTCGATATGAGCACCACATGGAAAGCTGTTTCGGCAGATGGGGACGTATTCGAGGGGCACGATGCTAAGACTGGCAAAGTAAAATATACAGCCACTCGTGCCGACTTGATCTTTGGCTCCAACTCGGAGCTTCGTGCCCTGGCTGAAGTATATGGCTGCAGCGACTCTCAGCAGAAGTTCATCAAGGACTTTGTGAAAGCCTGGGACAAGGTGATGAACCTCGACCGTTTCGATTTGGCTTAA
- a CDS encoding GNAT family N-acetyltransferase, with the protein MEIVYQQEQDLTVKDFTELLISSTLGERRPVNEPERIEEMLRHANLTVTARHNGKLVGVSRSLTDWVYATYLSDLAVHIEYQHKGIGKELIRRTKMLAPKSNVILLSAPAAVDYYPKIGMTHHAHAFWLRDLKELK; encoded by the coding sequence ATGGAAATCGTCTACCAGCAAGAGCAGGATTTAACCGTGAAGGACTTCACGGAGCTGCTCATTAGTTCTACCCTCGGTGAGCGGCGTCCCGTGAACGAGCCTGAGCGCATAGAAGAGATGCTCAGACATGCCAACCTCACCGTTACCGCAAGGCACAATGGAAAGCTGGTAGGCGTAAGCCGCAGCCTCACCGACTGGGTGTATGCCACCTACCTGAGCGACCTGGCGGTGCACATCGAATACCAGCACAAAGGAATTGGCAAGGAGCTCATTCGCCGGACAAAGATGCTGGCACCCAAATCTAACGTGATACTACTGTCGGCTCCAGCTGCTGTCGACTACTATCCAAAAATTGGAATGACTCACCACGCCCATGCTTTTTGGCTGAGGGATTTGAAGGAGCTGAAGTAG
- a CDS encoding COG4315 family predicted lipoprotein: MKNLVKQLNAIFVLVLLAMATITACGDDSENPDAEEATAIQLSTNATLGQILTDTDGVTLYVFAKDVSGNSACVDGCLSKWPIYYAKEPQIGTGLEAGDFAVITHSNGSKQTTYKGWPLYYFSPAGDGVLETAGATAGDGAGGAFFVAKPDYSIMMANAQLVGNDGKNYTSTYEEGEGATAFFVNASGRTLYAFTNDSKDVNTFTASDFSNNTIWPVYAKELKAVVSAASQSDFGSIDVFGESQLTYKGWPLYYFGQDTERGETKGVSVPSPGVWPVVNTETVGAE, translated from the coding sequence ATGAAAAACTTAGTCAAGCAATTGAATGCAATATTTGTACTAGTGTTGCTGGCAATGGCAACCATTACGGCATGTGGTGATGATAGCGAAAATCCTGATGCGGAGGAAGCTACAGCCATCCAACTATCAACTAACGCAACACTCGGCCAGATTTTGACTGATACCGATGGTGTCACATTATATGTTTTCGCAAAAGACGTGTCGGGAAACAGTGCTTGTGTAGATGGCTGTCTTAGCAAATGGCCTATTTACTATGCGAAAGAACCGCAGATTGGCACAGGCCTGGAAGCTGGCGATTTTGCAGTGATCACCCACAGCAATGGCTCCAAGCAAACAACCTACAAAGGCTGGCCGCTTTATTACTTTTCTCCGGCTGGCGACGGCGTGCTTGAAACAGCAGGTGCTACCGCCGGCGACGGTGCCGGAGGGGCCTTTTTTGTGGCCAAACCCGACTATTCCATCATGATGGCAAATGCACAACTGGTTGGCAACGACGGGAAGAACTACACTTCAACGTATGAAGAAGGAGAAGGAGCTACTGCTTTCTTCGTGAATGCATCGGGCAGGACACTGTATGCATTTACCAACGACTCAAAAGACGTTAACACTTTCACTGCCAGCGATTTTTCTAACAATACAATTTGGCCCGTGTATGCCAAAGAACTCAAAGCAGTTGTTTCTGCTGCCAGCCAAAGCGACTTTGGTTCAATCGACGTATTTGGTGAGAGCCAGCTTACTTACAAAGGATGGCCTTTGTACTACTTCGGGCAGGATACTGAAAGAGGAGAGACCAAAGGAGTGAGCGTGCCGTCACCGGGTGTTTGGCCAGTTGTAAACACTGAGACGGTGGGGGCAGAGTAA
- a CDS encoding YceI family protein — protein sequence MKREILTIILGLITAGLAMAQGPMVDRSGTATFFSEAPLENIEATNKEVLGAIDLEKGTLAVSMLMKGFHFDKSLMEEHFNENYVESDKFPRATFKGVISNFAALDFSKSGSFEAEADGEIEIHGVKKPLKTAVKFDVSAKDLKATTSFNLAVADFDIEIPTIVFKNIAEVVEVKAFFNFSRPK from the coding sequence ATGAAACGTGAAATATTAACAATCATTCTTGGCTTGATCACAGCGGGCCTGGCGATGGCGCAGGGCCCGATGGTGGATCGCAGCGGAACCGCCACCTTCTTTTCTGAAGCACCGCTGGAAAACATTGAAGCCACTAACAAGGAGGTGCTGGGTGCAATAGACCTTGAAAAAGGAACGCTGGCAGTTTCGATGCTGATGAAGGGGTTTCACTTTGACAAGAGCCTGATGGAGGAACACTTCAACGAAAACTACGTGGAGTCGGACAAATTTCCGAGAGCGACTTTCAAGGGGGTCATCAGCAACTTCGCTGCACTTGACTTTTCGAAAAGCGGGAGCTTTGAAGCAGAAGCCGATGGGGAAATAGAAATCCACGGAGTGAAGAAGCCACTGAAGACAGCAGTCAAATTTGATGTTTCTGCTAAAGACTTGAAAGCTACTACCTCCTTCAATCTGGCGGTGGCTGATTTCGATATCGAGATACCCACCATCGTGTTCAAGAACATTGCGGAGGTAGTCGAAGTAAAGGCATTTTTTAATTTCTCACGTCCAAAATGA